The proteins below come from a single Flavobacterium lindanitolerans genomic window:
- a CDS encoding diacylglycerol/lipid kinase family protein encodes MSTQKNYILVVNPISGDIDKAEIIGEAKEYAAKQDIHLVVYETTGKNDESEIQKLQEKNKAERIIIAGGDGTIKMVAEAVENHDVILGILPAGSANGLSVDLNLPDSLEENLEIAFNNNYMEMDMISINGKKSLHLSDIGINAELIKNYENSSIRGKLGYALQAFNTLAGLKPPFHAVIETHLGRIETEARMVVVANSQKYGTGVAINPNGVMNDGKFEIVILKNLDLIVFSKILSGNMPVENDDVEIISTDKAVVTTNSPVSFQIDGEYCDEVTRLEVEILPNQMRVAVP; translated from the coding sequence ATGAGCACGCAAAAGAATTATATTCTGGTAGTTAACCCGATATCCGGTGATATTGATAAGGCAGAAATTATTGGTGAAGCAAAAGAATATGCAGCTAAACAGGACATACATTTGGTTGTTTATGAAACAACGGGAAAAAACGATGAGTCTGAAATCCAAAAACTTCAGGAGAAAAATAAGGCGGAAAGAATAATAATTGCTGGCGGTGATGGCACTATTAAGATGGTGGCAGAAGCTGTAGAAAATCATGATGTAATTTTGGGAATACTGCCTGCAGGTTCTGCTAACGGACTTTCTGTAGACCTCAACCTTCCGGATAGTCTGGAAGAGAATCTGGAAATTGCGTTCAATAACAATTATATGGAAATGGATATGATTTCCATCAACGGGAAAAAAAGTCTCCATCTGAGCGACATAGGTATTAACGCTGAACTGATAAAGAATTATGAAAACAGCAGTATCCGTGGCAAATTGGGATATGCTTTACAGGCTTTTAATACGCTTGCCGGACTCAAGCCTCCTTTTCATGCCGTTATAGAAACACATCTCGGACGTATCGAAACAGAAGCCAGAATGGTAGTTGTGGCCAATTCCCAAAAATATGGTACCGGTGTTGCGATTAATCCGAATGGCGTGATGAACGATGGCAAATTTGAAATAGTAATTCTCAAAAACCTTGACCTGATCGTTTTCAGTAAAATACTGTCTGGAAATATGCCTGTTGAAAATGATGACGTTGAAATCATATCCACAGATAAGGCAGTTGTCACAACGAATTCACCGGTAAGTTTTCAAATAGATGGCGAATATTGTGATGAAGTGACCCGTTTAGAGGTAGAAATTCTTCCTAATCAGATGCGGGTGGCGGTTCCTTGA